In Strigops habroptila isolate Jane chromosome 16, bStrHab1.2.pri, whole genome shotgun sequence, a genomic segment contains:
- the PLEKHN1 gene encoding pleckstrin homology domain-containing family N member 1 — protein sequence MGNITCVPQAPGRLRGSFRRKPSLKKEQNGKKKLPSFFGIEGGQERDTTTDKILQYIPGKNIQNQENQKENLDQRFPSLFKKGRRKTVVRNLGKMIYYSKVKFKFQHCQEVNDCFLELFQSYLYFQSMGSNGLTYQGLLPLKELSVYEMETGKSTGQEDHAFRIAGPLLNPLIVFCPTESELKQWLYHLEKQIQLNGGSLGLPFLSQNDWKQSSIGKEELRWSVQNMPVQEWRGTQRESLGDVLCVSKVKLQHLPFQEQHDRLLVLYPSTLVIVSEEHNSLCFKGELPLNAIQVLFEENEKTSFLIEGRLINSIRVTCRSYEDYQEWLYCLKTAQFRNADSSLSGSESFPGSKLPHPGQFAGSGRGSLTSDGRTNSWASGGRVATLTHLSQNSGSLPDGQSFVLMPESRVLEDPLSSGYSQPLNCLAQDLRRGGSTRKSKGKCGPCGQQLPSQDTERNICSLIPENPNGELLSSVYNEPYSAHSLRHHPAAPLPHLDLSNLNRWSLVGSQPSTASSSLEKPAVPRSTLYTDPYTPSSSGARSMAGSSFLQEFLQCHGQTGSAQANARRDHLSLQKRNCQPLPSHCREVPVAPYSSSCRLQLQPPDAPYLEELSSLQEEHLGPSLQLPDGDVGTYDLPETSFPHSDSSAYHDYAELQSFQSDFSYDNLWEAEEKEPDIPHTSPAPSQQFYQA from the exons ATGGGGAACATAACTTGTGTTCCTCAAGCACCCGGCAGGCTCCGAGGCTCTTTCAGAAGGAAGCCCTCGCTGAAGAAAGA ACAAAATGGCAAGAAGAAACTGCCCAGCTTTTTTGGGAtagaaggagggcaggagagagATACGACCACAGACAAAATCCTGCAGTATATTCCAGGAAAG AATATTCAGAAccaggaaaaccagaaagagaacTTGGACCAGAGGTTCCCCAGCCTGTTCAAGAAGGGACGGAGGAAAACGGTTGTCAGGAATCTGGGCAAGATGATCTATTACTCCAAGGTCAAGTTTAAGTTCCAGCACTGCCAG GAGGTGAATGACTGCTTCTTGGAGCTGTTCCAGTCCTACCTGTACTTCCAGTCTATGGGCTCCAATGGACTCACCTACCAG GGATTGCTGCCTTTGAAAGAGCTGAGTGTGTATGAAATGGAGACTGGGAAGAGCACTGGGCAGGAGGATCATGCTTTTCGCATTGCAG GTCCTCTGCTGAATCCCCTTATCGTGTTCTGCCCCACTGAGTCAGAGCTGAAGCAGTGGCTTTATCACCTGGAGAAACAGATCCAGCTAAACGGAGGAAGCCTTGGCTTGCCCTTCCTCTCTCAG AATGACTGGAAGCAGAGCTCCATTGGGAAGGAGGAGCTGCGGTGGTCCGTGCAGAACATGCCTGTCCAGGAGTGGAGAGGGACCCAGCGGGAATCCTTAGGCGATGTCCTTTGTGTTTCCAAAGTGAAGCTTCAGCATCTGCCTTTCCAG gAGCAGCATGACCGGCTGCTGGTGCTTTACCCATCCACACTGGTGATAGTATCTGAAGAGCACAACAGCCTCTGTTTTAAG GGTGAGCTGCCACTCAACGCCATTCAAGTGCTGTttgaagagaatgagaaaaccTCCTTTCTAATAGAAG GCCGACTGATCAACTCGATCCGGGTGACCTGCCGCAGCTATGAGGATTACCAGGAGTGGCTCTACTGCCTCAAAACAGCCCAGTTCCGGAATGCCGACTCTTCCCTCTCTGGATCAGAGAGTTTCCCAGGATCAAAGCTGCCTCATCCTGGCCAG TTTGCCGGCAGTGGGAGAGGGTCCCTCACTTCTGATGGCCGTACCAACTCCTGGGCGTCAGGAGGGAGAGTGGCCACCTTAACACACCTCTCCCAGAACAGCGGCTCTCTCCCCGATGGACAGTCCTTCGTGCTGATGCCTGAGAGCAGGGTGCTTGAAGATCCCCTCTCCTCTGGCTATTCCCAGCCTCTCAAT TGCCTGGCACAGGACCTGCGAAGGGGAGGCAGCACCAGGAAGTCCAAGGGCAAATGTGGACCTTGTGGCCAGCAACTGCCCAGCCAGGACACCGAGAGGAACATCTGCAGCCTCATTCCTGAGAACCCCAATGGCGAGCTCCTGTCCTCGGTGTACAACGAGCCGTACTCCGCACACAGCTTGCGGCATCACCCCGCAGCTCCCCTGCCACATCTGGACCTCAGCAAT CTGAACAGATGGAGCTTGGTGGGAAGTCAGCCCTCGACAGCTTCCAGCTCCTTGGAGAAGCCAGCCGTGCCCCGCTCCACCTTGTACACAGACCCCTATACCCCCAGTTCCTCTGGTGCTCGCAGCATGGCAGGATCCAGCTTCCTGCAGGAG TTCCTGCAGTGTCATGGACAGACGGGCTCAGCACAGGCGAATGCCCGCAGAGACcatctctctctgcagaagaggaactgccagcccctgcccagtCACTGCAGAGAGGTGCCTGTGGCTCCGTACAGCTCCTCATGCCgcctccagctgcagcctcctGATGCTCCTTACCTTGAAGAG ctctCTTCTCTGCAAGAGGAACATCTGGGCCCTTCATTGCAGCTACCAG ATGGGGATGTTGGCACCTACGACCTGCCAGAGACCAGCTTCCCACACAGCGACTCCTCAGCCTACCATGACTATGCCGAGCTCCAGAGCTTCCAGAGTGACTTCAGCTATGACAACCTGTGGGAAGCTGAGGAGAAGGAGCCGGACATCCCCCACacctccccagctcccagccagcagTTTTACCAGGCCTGA